The sequence below is a genomic window from Cedecea neteri.
AGCAACGTAAACATTTAGTCTGACTTGGATTGGGGAAGCGATGAAAGAGCATGTGCCAGGTAATTACCCGGTAGTGGAGAATGAGCTGGATATTCGCGGCTTGTTTCGCACGCTGTGGCTGGGCAAATTCTGGATTATCGGAATTGCCTTTGTGTTTGCCCTTATTGCGCTGATTTACACCTTTTTAGCGAAACAAGAGTGGAGTGCAACGGCGATCACCGACCGCCCGACGGTCAATATGTTGGGGGGCTACTATTCTCAGCAGCAGTTCCTGCGCAACCTCGATGTGAAAGCCAATATGGCGACGACAGATCAGCCTTCGGTCATGGATGAAGCGTACAAAGAATTCATCGTACAGCTTTCAGCCTATGATACCCGCAGGGATTTCTGGTTACAGACGGATTACTACAAGCAGCGTCAGGTGGGGAATAGCAAAGCCGATGCCGCGCTGTTGGATGAGATCGTCGATAATATTCAGTACACGCCGGGTGACAGCGCTCGTAACATCAGCGATAGCGTGAAGCTGGTGGCTGAAACAGCCGCTGATGCCAATAACCTTTTGCGGCAATACGTCGCCTTTGCCAGTCAGCGTGCGGCTAGTCATCTAAATGAAGAGCTTACCGGAGCCTGGGCAGCGCGTACCGTTCAGATGAAAGCGCAGGTAAAACGGCAGGAAGCTGTGGCGCAGTCTATCTACGATCGCAAAATCAAAAGCATTGAGCAGGCACTGAAAATTGCTCAACAGCAAAATATTACTCGAAGTGAAACGAACGTTCCCGCCGAAGAAGTGCCAGATTCAGAAATGTTCATGCTCGGTCGCCCTATGTTGCAGGCACGCCTGGAAAGCCTTCAGGCCGCAGGACCTGATTTTGATATCGATTACGATCAAAACCGGGCGATGTTAAATACGCTTAATGTTGGGCCGACCGTCGATGTTCGTTTCCAGACCTACCGCTATTTACGCACGCCGGAAGAGCCAGTTAAGCGTGACAGCCCTCGTCGTGCATTCTTGCTGATTATGTGGGGTGCGGTTGGGGCACTTGTTGGTGCTGGCGTAGCTTTAGCTCGCCGTCCAAAGACCGCGTAGGCCCTTTATCTTGTGGAGGAGCGATGGAATGCCTCCACTTTATTCAACATAAGAGAATCACCGTGAAAGTATTAACCGTTTTTGGCACGCGCCCGGAAGCTATTAAAATGGCGCCGCTGGTGGATGCGTTGGCAAAAGACGCGTTTTTTGACGCGAAAGTATGTGTAACGGCACAGCATCGTGAGATGCTGGATCAGGTATTACACCTCTTTTCCATTACGCCAGACTATGACTTAAACATTATGAAACCGGGGCAGGGCTTGACGGAAATTACCTGCCGTATTCTGGAAGGGCTGAAGCCTATTTTGGAATCCTTTAAGCCGGATGTTGTTCTGGTACATGGCGATACAACCACGACCGTTGCTGCAAGCCTTGCTGCCTTCTACCAGCGGATTCCTGTTGGACACGTTGAGGCGGGGTTACGTACCGGTGACCTTTACTCCCCGTGGCCGGAGGAAGCAAACCGTACATTAACCGGACATCTTGCTTCCTGGCATTTTGCACCGACGGAAAACTCGCGTCAGAACCTGTTGAAAGAAAATATCAGCGAACAAAAAATCTTCGTGACTGGCAATAGCGTTATTGATGCCTTGCTCTCAGTGCGAGATCGCGTCCTGACTCAAGAAGCTGTACGCCAGGAAATAGAGGCGAAACACCCTTTCCTCGATGCCGGAAAAAAAATGATTCTGGTCACCGGACACCGTCGCGAAAGTTTTGGGGAAGGGTTTGAACGTATTTGCCACGCGCTGGCAAAAATTGCCGCACAAAACAGCGATGTGCAAATCGTATATCCGGTTCATATGAATCCAAACGTCAGTGAACCGGTAAGACGAATTTTAGGGCACGTTGATAACGTGGTGTTGATCGAGCCTCAGGAGTATCTGCCGTTTGTTTATCTCATGGATCGCGCCTGGCTTATTTTGACGGATTCCGGTGGGATTCAGGAAGAGGCCCCTTCTCTTGGGAAGCCTGTTTTAGTGATGCGTGAAACCACTGAACGTCCTGAAGCTGTTGCCGCAGGCACTGTGCGGTTGGTGGGGACTGATGAAGAGCGAATTGTGGCAGAAGTCACTCGATTGCTCCGTGATGAGCAGGAATATCAGGCGATGAGCCGTGCCCATAACCCTTACGGGGATGGAGAAGCCTGCAGCCGTATTTTGAATGCCTTAAAACAACATCAGGTGAGATCATGAGTTTTTCCACCATCTCCGTTATTGGCCTTGGTTACATCGGCCTGCCTACCGCTGCCGCATTTGCTTCCAGCAAGCGAAAAGTCATCGGCGTGGACATTAACCAGCGGGCGGTGGACACCATTAATCGAGGTGAAATTCACATTGTTGAACCTGATTTAGACAAAGTGGTGAAATCTGCCGTTGAGGGGGGATACCTGAGCGCCACCGTGCAGCCCGTTGAGGCCGATGCTTATCTGATTGCGGTGCCAACCCCTTTTAAGGGCGATCATGAACCCGACATGGTTTATGTGAAATCTGCTGCAGAATCCATTGCGCCCGTACTTAAGAAAGGGGTACTTGTCGTGCTGGAATCAACCTCTCCCGTTGGCGCGACGGAGCAAATGGCTGAATGGCTGGCTGCCCTGCGTCCGGATTTGAGCTTCCCTCAACAGGTAGGGGAGCTTGCGGATATCAATATTGCCTATTGCCCGGAACGCGTTTTACCGGGACAGGTTATGGTTGAGCTCATCAAAAATGACCGCGTCGTTGGCGGTATGACGCCGGTATGTTCTGCCCGTGCGAGCGAGTTGTATAATATTTTCCTTAAAGGCGAATGTATTATCACCAACTCTCGCACAGCCGAAATGTGCAAACTGACGGAAAACAGCTTCCGCGATGTCAATATTGCTTTTGCTAACGAACTCTCTCTGATTTGTGCCGATCAGGGGATTAACGTTTGGGAACTTATCCGCCTGGCCAATCGCCATCCTCGCGTGAATGTGCTGCAGCCTGGGCCCGGCGTTGGCGGGCACTGTATTGCGGTCGATCCGTGGTTTATCGTTTCGCAAAACCCTGAACAGGCTCGTCTTATCCGTACCGCACGTGAAGTGAACGACAACAAGCCGCTCTGGGTCATTAATCAGGTTAAAGCTGCGATAGCCGACTGCCTGGCTGAAACGGGCCGCCGCGCCAGCGAACTCACCATTGCCTGCTTCGGACTTGCTTTTAAACCCAACATTGACGATTTACGTGAAAGTCCGGCAATGGAAATTGCTGAGGTACTGGCCGAATGGCACAGCGGTAAAACATTGGTGGTGGAACCCAATATCCACGAGTTACCTGGGAAGCTTGTCGGTCACTGTGAATTAACTTCGGCAGACGCCGCGCTTGCGCAGGCTGACGTGCTGGTGATGCTGGTCGATCATAAAGAATTTAAAGCTGTTCCTGCTGATAAGGTGCATCAGCCGTGGATTGTCGATACCAAAGGCGTTTGGCGATAACTGACGATGAACCCAATTCACGGCACCCTGGTTTCCCTGGACTGGGAAAATCGTTTCTTTGACGTAAACAGCTGCGCGGTTCGCTTCTCTGAGAAAGCCCCTGTGCTACAGGAAGAGCAGTTAGATGCCTGGTCACGCGTCCAGGCAAAAATTCCCGCTCATCGCACCGACTGGCTGGATGGTCTGCAGCAGCTTGGCTTCCAGCTTGTCGAAGGTGAAGTGGATTTGGCCCTTTCTGTTGGCACGCAAAATGCAAATATTCACCTCGATATCGCCCAGCCGAATGATATCCCTTCGCTTCGCCAGGCGGCTTCTCAGGTATTCACGCAAAGCCGCTTTCGTACGCCCTGGTATAAGACCGGGGACAGCGGCAATTTCTATGCGCAATGGATTGAAAACGCCGTCCTTGGCACGTTCGATCATCAGTGCCTGTTGCTGCAGAACGGTGATGAGTCCTTGGGCTTTGTGACGTTGCGGCAGTTAAATGATGTGGAGGCCAGAATTGGCCTGCTTGCCGGACGAGGATTAGGCGAGGAGCTGATGTCTGCTGCGCAAGACTGGTGTCGTCAGCGTGGTTTGCAAACCCTGCGGGTAGCAACTCAGGTGAGTAATACTGCCGCGCTTCGTCGCTACATTAAAAGCGGTGCGACCATAGAAAGCACTGCCTTTTGGTTATACAGGTGAAAAAATGATCCCATTTAACGCTCCGCCGGTCGTTGGTACAGAACTTGAATACATGCAGGCTGCTATGGGTAGCGGCAAACTGTGCGGAGACGGGGGATTTACCCGTCGCTGTCAGCAGTGGATGGAGCAGCGTTTTGGCAGCAAGAAAGTGCTGCTGACGCCGTCTTGCACAGCTTCGCTGGAGATGGCCGCTATCCTGCTGGATATCAAGCCAGGCGATGAAGTGATCATGCCGAGCTACACCTTCGTTTCGACGGCTAATGCCTTTGTGCTCCGGGGCGCGGTCATTGTGTTTGTAGACGTACGTCCTGACACCATGAACATCGACGAAACCAAAATAGAAGCGGCGATTACCGAAAAAACTCGCGCTATTGTGCCGGTTCATTACGCAGGTGTGGCCTGTGAAATGGATACCATCATGGCCATCGCCAAAAAACATAACCTGTTTGTAGTGGAAGATGCCGCTCAGGGCGTGATGTCGACTTATAAAGGCCGCGCGCTGGGTGCAATTGGCCACATCGGGTGTTTTAGTTTTCATGAGACGAAAAACTATACCGCGGGTGGTGAAGGTGGTGCGACGCTAATTAACGACCCTGCTTTAATCGAGCGGGCAGAAATTATTCGTGAAAAAGGCACCAACCGCAGTCAGTTCTTCCGCGGTCAGGTGGATAAATACACCTGGCGTGATATTGGCTCAAGCTACCTGATGGCCGACCTGCAGGCAGCTTATCTTTGGGCGCAGCTTGAAGCGGCAGAACAGATTAACCAGCAGCGCCTGAAGCTGTGGCAAACCTATCACGATGCCCTTTTGCCATTAGCAAAAGCCGGGCGTATCGAACTTCCGACTATTCCTCAAAACTGCGTGCAGAACGCCCATATGTTTTACATCA
It includes:
- the wecB gene encoding non-hydrolyzing UDP-N-acetylglucosamine 2-epimerase codes for the protein MKVLTVFGTRPEAIKMAPLVDALAKDAFFDAKVCVTAQHREMLDQVLHLFSITPDYDLNIMKPGQGLTEITCRILEGLKPILESFKPDVVLVHGDTTTTVAASLAAFYQRIPVGHVEAGLRTGDLYSPWPEEANRTLTGHLASWHFAPTENSRQNLLKENISEQKIFVTGNSVIDALLSVRDRVLTQEAVRQEIEAKHPFLDAGKKMILVTGHRRESFGEGFERICHALAKIAAQNSDVQIVYPVHMNPNVSEPVRRILGHVDNVVLIEPQEYLPFVYLMDRAWLILTDSGGIQEEAPSLGKPVLVMRETTERPEAVAAGTVRLVGTDEERIVAEVTRLLRDEQEYQAMSRAHNPYGDGEACSRILNALKQHQVRS
- the wecC gene encoding UDP-N-acetyl-D-mannosamine dehydrogenase, which gives rise to MSFSTISVIGLGYIGLPTAAAFASSKRKVIGVDINQRAVDTINRGEIHIVEPDLDKVVKSAVEGGYLSATVQPVEADAYLIAVPTPFKGDHEPDMVYVKSAAESIAPVLKKGVLVVLESTSPVGATEQMAEWLAALRPDLSFPQQVGELADINIAYCPERVLPGQVMVELIKNDRVVGGMTPVCSARASELYNIFLKGECIITNSRTAEMCKLTENSFRDVNIAFANELSLICADQGINVWELIRLANRHPRVNVLQPGPGVGGHCIAVDPWFIVSQNPEQARLIRTAREVNDNKPLWVINQVKAAIADCLAETGRRASELTIACFGLAFKPNIDDLRESPAMEIAEVLAEWHSGKTLVVEPNIHELPGKLVGHCELTSADAALAQADVLVMLVDHKEFKAVPADKVHQPWIVDTKGVWR
- the rffC gene encoding dTDP-4-amino-4,6-dideoxy-D-galactose acyltransferase — encoded protein: MNPIHGTLVSLDWENRFFDVNSCAVRFSEKAPVLQEEQLDAWSRVQAKIPAHRTDWLDGLQQLGFQLVEGEVDLALSVGTQNANIHLDIAQPNDIPSLRQAASQVFTQSRFRTPWYKTGDSGNFYAQWIENAVLGTFDHQCLLLQNGDESLGFVTLRQLNDVEARIGLLAGRGLGEELMSAAQDWCRQRGLQTLRVATQVSNTAALRRYIKSGATIESTAFWLYR
- the wzzE gene encoding ECA polysaccharide chain length modulation protein — protein: MKEHVPGNYPVVENELDIRGLFRTLWLGKFWIIGIAFVFALIALIYTFLAKQEWSATAITDRPTVNMLGGYYSQQQFLRNLDVKANMATTDQPSVMDEAYKEFIVQLSAYDTRRDFWLQTDYYKQRQVGNSKADAALLDEIVDNIQYTPGDSARNISDSVKLVAETAADANNLLRQYVAFASQRAASHLNEELTGAWAARTVQMKAQVKRQEAVAQSIYDRKIKSIEQALKIAQQQNITRSETNVPAEEVPDSEMFMLGRPMLQARLESLQAAGPDFDIDYDQNRAMLNTLNVGPTVDVRFQTYRYLRTPEEPVKRDSPRRAFLLIMWGAVGALVGAGVALARRPKTA
- the rffA gene encoding dTDP-4-amino-4,6-dideoxygalactose transaminase; its protein translation is MIPFNAPPVVGTELEYMQAAMGSGKLCGDGGFTRRCQQWMEQRFGSKKVLLTPSCTASLEMAAILLDIKPGDEVIMPSYTFVSTANAFVLRGAVIVFVDVRPDTMNIDETKIEAAITEKTRAIVPVHYAGVACEMDTIMAIAKKHNLFVVEDAAQGVMSTYKGRALGAIGHIGCFSFHETKNYTAGGEGGATLINDPALIERAEIIREKGTNRSQFFRGQVDKYTWRDIGSSYLMADLQAAYLWAQLEAAEQINQQRLKLWQTYHDALLPLAKAGRIELPTIPQNCVQNAHMFYIKLRDIEDRSALISYLKEAEIMAVFHYIPLHACPAGEKFGRFHGEDRFTTRESERLLRLPLFYNLSSVNQRTVINTLQSYFA